The genome window AATGATGATCAGGATAACTGATGAGAGAAATGCTACGGTACGCTGCACATCAAAATGCGCCAGGCCAATGTACATAAAAGCCCCGGCAAGGCAGGCGCTTGCATATACTTCCTTCTGAAAAATAACAGGTGTTTCGTTGGTTAGCGTATCCCGGATAACCCCGCCCATTACGGCTGTAAACATACCCATTATAGCCGCTATAACAGGATCAACGCCAAGACTTAGTGCTTTTTCGGTGCCCACAACAGTAAAGAGCGCTATACCCAATGTATCGAAGAGCGACAACGTGCGACGCAGACGGAGCAACAGTTTATAGAAGATCGCAGCAAAAACAATCCCGGCAAAAATGGCATACAAAAACCGTACATCCCCGATCCAGACCAAAGGATAGCTACCCAGCAACATATCGCGTAAAGTACCGCCGCCAATGGCCGTAACAAAACCTGTAAAACCAGCGCCAAACCAATCCTGGTCTTTTTCATCCACGGCCAACGCCCCCGATATAGCAAAGACAAATGTCCCGATCAGTTCAAGTATGTATTGTATTTCCAATTTAAGTATCTTCCTTATTATCTTAATTTATATATTTAAGCTGATATATACTAAAGCAGTATTTATACTTAGGGGCTTATTTTAATTACCAATTGTATATGGAACAAGTTTACTCAGAAGAATTAGAACTTCCATTACATCAGCCTGTCTGGAAATTTTGTCTTTTATGTTTTTTAAGCGGTGGTATATACTTACTATACTGGCAGTATAAAAGCTGGAACTATCTAAAGCAAAAAGAACAGTCAGATATTCAACCTTTCTGGAGAGCTGTATTTGGTATATTTTTCATCATAAGTCTGAATAGAAAGTTAGCTCATCTTGCAGGGGAAAAGCAAGGAGAATCTGCAAGTAATTATGCCGTAATTGCAGGTGTCATTTATATTATAATGTATATAACACATAAATTTCCAGATCCATACTGGGTCATTTCACTATTTGCTTTTTTACCCTTAATCCCTATTGTAAAGTATCAAAACCTTTACATTTCTGAAGAATATCCTGAAGCACCAGTTGTTAGCAGGTTTAATGGCTGGGAGATTGCTATAGTAATTCTTGGCGGCGCATTAATGTCCATTATACTATTAGGTTTCCTTTTCCCTGTTCCGGAAGATCCATACTACTAAAGTCAATCAACTATAAACGTAAAAAGCCCGCAGTTACTTAAAACCGCGGGCTTTTATACTTAATGGTGGAGATGCAGGGATTCGAACCCTGGTCCAGACAAGGAAACCGTCGTGCCTTCTACATGTTTAGGTTTATTCTGATTGTCGGGAGTTTGCAAGTATAAACCAGGCTTATGCGCCCTCCTTAGATGCTTAGTTTCGCCTGTGCACCGCACCTTTACACAGACTAGTAAATCGGATCGAAGCCTCTGATGTGCAAGCAGATTTACGAAACCTGCACGAGACTATGGCTAGTGCTTAATACCTAGATTAAGCAGCCATGGCGTAGTTATATTCGCCAGTTATTGTTCGAACGGATTTTTAACAGGTGGTACGTTCATCACCCGACATGCTTACACGCAATCTGCACAAGCTGTCAA of Pontibacter deserti contains these proteins:
- a CDS encoding trimeric intracellular cation channel family protein — encoded protein: MEIQYILELIGTFVFAISGALAVDEKDQDWFGAGFTGFVTAIGGGTLRDMLLGSYPLVWIGDVRFLYAIFAGIVFAAIFYKLLLRLRRTLSLFDTLGIALFTVVGTEKALSLGVDPVIAAIMGMFTAVMGGVIRDTLTNETPVIFQKEVYASACLAGAFMYIGLAHFDVQRTVAFLSSVILIIIIRLVAVKYNLSLPKFKRYN